Proteins co-encoded in one Hyla sarda isolate aHylSar1 chromosome 1 unlocalized genomic scaffold, aHylSar1.hap1 SUPER_1_unloc_3, whole genome shotgun sequence genomic window:
- the LOC130298163 gene encoding gastrula zinc finger protein XlCGF66.1-like, giving the protein MERDRNKMADRIINLTLQILFRLTGEDYTVVKKSSSGRCRAPVCEGWGRTLSPIPGPPPHSLIHEEMDEQKILELINKMMELLTGEVPIRCQDVAVYFSMEEWEYVEGHKDQYKDQVMMEDQQPLTSPVRSSKRTAPERCPRHLLPQDDQVDGDIPYDL; this is encoded by the exons atggagagagacaggaacaagatggccgacaggatcataaacctcaccctacagatactcttccggcttactggagag gattacacagtagtgaagaagtcctctagtgggcgctgtcgggcccctgtgtgtgaaggatggggaagaaccctgagcccaatcccggggcccccacctcactccctgatacatgaggaaatggatgaacagaagattctagaactcatcaacaagatgatggagctgctgactggagag gttcctataaggtgtcaggacgtggcggtctatttctccatggaggagtgggagtatgtagaaggacacaaggatcagtacaaggatcaggtcatgatggaggatcagcagcccctcacatcaccag tcagatccagtaagagaacagcaccagagaggtgtccccgccatcttcttccacaggatgatcaggtagatggagatattccctatgatctgtag